One Paenibacillus crassostreae DNA segment encodes these proteins:
- the hisH gene encoding imidazole glycerol phosphate synthase subunit HisH: MAIAIVDYGMGNLHSVSKAVERLGYEALISGDESEILAADGVILPGVGAFGDAMEHLRDSSLDETVRKVAAAKQPLLGICLGMQLLFSGSEEHGEHEGLGILPGTVVRFERGDYKVPHMGWNKLQYNNNEHPLLAGLVEGYVYFVHSYHVLPEVKSDLLATTDYGQPVTAIVGRNSVFGMQFHPEKSGELGMNLLRNFLKLTGDSDKVNN; encoded by the coding sequence GTGGCGATCGCGATTGTGGATTACGGTATGGGTAACCTGCACAGCGTGAGCAAGGCTGTTGAGCGTCTTGGCTATGAGGCGCTCATTAGCGGCGATGAAAGCGAGATTCTTGCCGCAGACGGTGTGATTTTGCCTGGTGTTGGTGCTTTTGGTGATGCGATGGAACATCTTCGTGATAGCTCACTAGATGAGACCGTACGTAAGGTTGCAGCAGCTAAACAGCCCCTGCTTGGTATCTGTCTTGGCATGCAATTGTTGTTCAGCGGAAGTGAAGAACATGGGGAACACGAAGGGCTAGGTATTCTTCCAGGAACGGTCGTGCGCTTCGAAAGAGGAGATTATAAAGTTCCACATATGGGTTGGAATAAGCTACAGTACAATAATAACGAGCATCCGCTATTAGCGGGACTTGTGGAAGGATATGTATACTTCGTTCATTCCTATCATGTTCTTCCAGAAGTGAAGTCGGATCTATTAGCGACGACTGATTATGGACAGCCAGTGACAGCGATTGTAGGTCGTAATTCAGTCTTCGGTATGCAGTTCCATCCAGAGAAGAGTGGGGAACTTGGAATGAATCTGTTACGAAATTTCTTGAAACTTACGGGTGACTCTGACAAAGTGAACAACTAA
- the hisB gene encoding imidazoleglycerol-phosphate dehydratase HisB: MDNKNNESLRTAGVKRTTNETDIALSFSVDGSGVSELETDVPFLNHMLDLFTKHGQFDLSVKARGDIEIDDHHTVEDIGICLGQCIREALGDKRGIKRYASVFVPMDEALAQVVIDISNRPHFEYRAEYPSAQVGSFSTELVHEFLWKLALEARITLHVIVHYGQNTHHMIEAIFKALGRALDEATSIDPRVTGVPSTKGVL, from the coding sequence ATGGACAATAAGAACAATGAAAGTTTGCGTACAGCGGGGGTTAAACGTACAACAAATGAGACGGATATCGCATTATCTTTTTCAGTAGACGGTAGCGGAGTCTCGGAGCTAGAGACAGATGTTCCTTTCCTGAATCATATGTTGGATTTATTCACGAAGCACGGACAATTCGATCTTTCTGTGAAGGCAAGAGGGGATATCGAGATTGATGACCACCATACGGTGGAGGATATTGGAATCTGTTTAGGTCAGTGTATCCGCGAAGCGCTGGGTGATAAGCGTGGGATTAAACGTTATGCTAGTGTCTTCGTACCGATGGATGAGGCTTTAGCGCAAGTGGTGATTGATATTAGTAATCGTCCCCATTTCGAATATCGTGCAGAGTATCCATCAGCGCAAGTAGGTAGCTTCTCAACAGAATTGGTACATGAATTCTTGTGGAAGTTGGCGCTTGAAGCTCGAATTACACTACATGTTATTGTTCATTACGGACAGAACACGCATCATATGATTGAGGCGATATTTAAAGCGCTAGGACGCGCCTTAGACGAAGCAACGAGCATTGACCCACGTGTTACAGGTGTACCTTCTACGAAGGGAGTGCTGTAG
- a CDS encoding ATP phosphoribosyltransferase regulatory subunit — MFKPKGFEKPTGVRDYLPYAVKKLRQIERNVLECMDRWGYQQIMTPTMEYYDTVGVASSTSDQKLFKLLNNRGTTMVLRSDMTAPIARVASSLLKEQPLPIRLSYHANVFRSIEEEAGREAEFFQTGVELLGDDSAEADAEVVALAIESLKAAGVSSFKIAMGHVGFLHGLLEEVVPDRADAQELLKDGLLRRDYVGFRNTISELDLSETERNVLSGLVRLRGGKDTCDQALQLSGHPQARASIDHLCKVWEVLEAYGVSEHVLIDLTMIGDFSYYTGMTFEGYASELGFPVCNGGRYDNLLQQFGRPIPATGFALKTNRILDGVNVIQEEEIQPILIQYDAARRQEGLQEAIRLRNEGYTVITEWVQSNSPSANTPKVTEYREVKTYLANH, encoded by the coding sequence ATGTTTAAGCCAAAAGGGTTTGAAAAACCGACGGGTGTTCGAGATTATCTCCCATATGCGGTTAAGAAGTTACGTCAAATAGAACGAAATGTCTTGGAATGTATGGATCGTTGGGGATATCAGCAGATCATGACACCCACGATGGAATATTACGATACGGTAGGTGTAGCGAGTTCCACTTCAGACCAGAAATTATTTAAATTGCTCAATAATCGAGGTACCACAATGGTACTTCGTTCTGATATGACAGCACCCATTGCGAGGGTTGCTTCTTCTCTACTGAAAGAGCAACCATTACCTATTCGATTGTCTTATCACGCGAATGTATTTCGTTCAATAGAGGAGGAAGCGGGGCGTGAAGCGGAATTTTTCCAGACCGGGGTTGAATTACTCGGTGATGATTCAGCTGAGGCTGATGCTGAGGTTGTGGCGCTTGCGATTGAATCATTGAAGGCGGCAGGGGTATCTTCTTTTAAAATTGCGATGGGTCATGTTGGATTCCTGCATGGATTATTAGAAGAGGTTGTCCCCGATCGGGCGGATGCACAAGAGCTACTTAAAGATGGATTACTTCGTCGTGATTATGTTGGATTTCGAAATACGATTTCGGAGTTAGATTTATCGGAAACGGAAAGAAATGTGCTCAGTGGTCTAGTGCGGCTACGCGGTGGGAAAGACACCTGTGATCAAGCGTTACAACTAAGTGGGCATCCGCAAGCTAGAGCATCGATTGATCATTTGTGCAAAGTGTGGGAAGTGCTAGAGGCCTATGGTGTATCTGAACATGTACTTATTGATCTAACCATGATAGGTGACTTCTCATATTATACGGGTATGACTTTTGAAGGATATGCATCTGAGCTTGGATTTCCGGTATGTAATGGAGGAAGGTATGATAATCTGTTACAACAATTTGGACGGCCGATTCCGGCGACAGGCTTCGCCCTTAAAACAAATCGTATCTTGGATGGTGTGAATGTCATTCAAGAAGAAGAGATACAACCGATATTGATTCAGTATGATGCAGCTCGACGTCAAGAAGGTCTACAAGAAGCAATTAGGTTGCGAAACGAAGGATATACGGTGATTACAGAGTGGGTACAATCCAACAGTCCTTCTGCTAATACCCCTAAGGTGACAGAATATCGTGAAGTGAAGACTTACCTCGCGAATCATTGA
- the hisD gene encoding histidinol dehydrogenase — protein sequence MRIVPIQEFNLQREVDYGTPEQNISVKEIVGDIKAEGDAALLRYTEKHDRTVLSAQQLRVTEAELTAAYEQVEPSFVQAIATAAANIRAFHMREKRNSWMDLQPDGSILGQIIRPLKRVGVYVPGGKAAYPSSVLMNVIPAQVAGVPEIVMVTPPGTNGKEGIDPYILVAAAEAGVNEIYRVGGAQAIAALAYGTESIPPVDKICGPGNIYVALAKREVYGVVDIDSIAGPSEIVVLADESADPVYVAADLLSQAEHDEMASAILVTPSLAFAEATSVEVQRQLALLPRRDIAGASVDNYGAILVVESIAEGISVVNKLAPEHLEIVVEDPMSYVGSIENAGAIFLGPYSSEPVGDYFAGPNHIIPTNGTARFSSPVDVDDFIKKSSMIYYSKEALLKNGAMIMELARHEGLEGHARAIEVRLEKEGKAGVNNGQ from the coding sequence ATGAGAATTGTACCGATACAAGAATTCAATTTACAGCGAGAAGTGGATTATGGTACCCCGGAGCAGAATATCTCTGTTAAGGAAATCGTAGGCGATATTAAGGCTGAAGGAGATGCTGCGTTACTACGGTATACAGAAAAGCATGATCGAACAGTACTATCTGCCCAACAGCTTCGAGTGACGGAAGCAGAACTTACGGCAGCATATGAGCAGGTAGAGCCATCATTTGTGCAAGCCATTGCGACTGCTGCGGCGAATATCCGTGCATTTCACATGAGAGAGAAAAGAAACTCATGGATGGACCTTCAACCGGATGGAAGCATATTGGGACAAATTATTCGTCCGCTCAAGCGTGTAGGTGTCTATGTACCGGGTGGTAAGGCAGCTTACCCATCGTCTGTACTGATGAATGTTATTCCTGCCCAAGTAGCAGGAGTGCCAGAGATTGTGATGGTAACACCACCGGGAACGAATGGTAAGGAAGGGATTGATCCTTATATCCTGGTTGCTGCCGCAGAAGCGGGTGTGAATGAGATCTATCGAGTAGGTGGGGCACAAGCGATTGCTGCCTTAGCTTACGGAACTGAATCCATCCCTCCAGTCGATAAAATATGTGGTCCTGGAAATATCTATGTTGCTCTCGCGAAACGGGAAGTATACGGCGTTGTTGATATAGACAGCATCGCTGGACCGAGTGAGATCGTCGTATTAGCCGATGAGAGTGCTGACCCCGTCTATGTTGCTGCTGATCTACTATCGCAGGCAGAACATGATGAGATGGCCTCAGCCATTCTTGTGACACCATCCCTAGCCTTCGCGGAAGCCACTTCGGTGGAAGTGCAGCGTCAATTGGCATTACTACCACGACGTGATATCGCAGGTGCATCGGTAGATAACTACGGAGCCATCCTTGTGGTTGAATCGATAGCAGAAGGGATTTCTGTGGTGAATAAGCTAGCACCGGAGCATTTGGAGATTGTTGTGGAGGACCCAATGTCTTATGTGGGTAGCATTGAGAATGCAGGGGCTATCTTCCTTGGACCCTACAGTTCGGAGCCAGTAGGTGACTATTTTGCAGGTCCTAATCATATTATTCCTACCAATGGTACGGCTAGATTCTCTTCTCCTGTTGATGTAGATGATTTCATTAAGAAATCAAGTATGATTTATTATAGTAAGGAAGCTTTGTTAAAGAATGGTGCCATGATTATGGAGCTTGCACGGCATGAAGGGCTAGAGGGTCATGCAAGAGCGATTGAAGTGCGTCTTGAGAAGGAAGGAAAGGCAGGAGTTAATAATGGACAATAA
- the hisG gene encoding ATP phosphoribosyltransferase: MGETLKVAMPKGRIYTKAAALFRQAGLAIPLEVDESRKLVVPLPEMGMEFILAKPVDVPTYVEYGVADIGIVGKDVLLEEDRDVFELLDLGIARCRMSVIGLPNWQPGIQQRVATKYPNVASQYFREQGQQVEVIKLNGSIELAPLIGLADRIVDMVETGQTLKDNGLVEMMSIFEITSRLIANRVSYRMKNTQIQELCDLLQKVIPLPEIKMK, from the coding sequence GTGGGAGAAACGTTAAAAGTCGCTATGCCAAAAGGTCGGATCTATACGAAGGCAGCAGCCCTCTTTCGCCAAGCTGGCTTAGCGATACCACTAGAAGTGGATGAATCACGTAAATTAGTAGTTCCACTTCCGGAGATGGGAATGGAGTTTATTCTGGCGAAACCAGTGGATGTACCTACATATGTAGAATATGGAGTAGCTGATATTGGTATTGTAGGTAAGGATGTTCTGCTTGAAGAGGATAGAGATGTATTTGAACTACTTGATCTTGGTATTGCCCGTTGTCGGATGTCCGTAATTGGGCTACCGAATTGGCAACCAGGGATACAGCAGCGGGTGGCTACGAAGTATCCTAATGTTGCATCTCAATATTTCCGTGAGCAGGGACAGCAGGTTGAAGTAATTAAGTTGAACGGATCCATTGAATTAGCACCTTTAATTGGATTGGCTGACCGAATTGTAGATATGGTAGAAACGGGACAGACGTTGAAGGATAATGGATTGGTGGAAATGATGAGTATTTTTGAAATTACGAGTCGTCTGATCGCCAACCGTGTTAGTTATCGGATGAAGAATACGCAAATTCAAGAACTATGTGATTTACTTCAAAAGGTGATTCCTTTACCAGAAATAAAGATGAAATAA
- the hisA gene encoding 1-(5-phosphoribosyl)-5-[(5-phosphoribosylamino)methylideneamino]imidazole-4-carboxamide isomerase, with protein sequence MSPFIIYPAIDIRDGKCVRLVQGDYNQETVYNDSPLKVAKAWEEQGGTYIHLVDLDGAKAGHPVNDAIIAAIAKGVNVPVQVGGGLRKLDDVTRLLALGVSRVIIGTAAIEDRPFTEAVLGTYGDKVAIGIDARNGYVATRGWLDTSEVKAEELAKELASKGAETFIFTDISRDGMMQGPNVEAIRSLAVSSGRTVIASGGVTVLDDLLSLNTYHHEGIGGAIVGKALYTGNIDLEEAVAAIRRQG encoded by the coding sequence ATGTCACCTTTTATAATCTATCCAGCGATTGATATACGTGATGGGAAATGTGTAAGGCTTGTGCAAGGAGATTACAATCAAGAGACGGTCTATAATGATAGTCCATTGAAGGTGGCTAAGGCGTGGGAGGAGCAAGGTGGAACTTATATTCATCTGGTGGATCTCGATGGAGCGAAGGCAGGTCATCCTGTTAATGACGCCATTATTGCGGCGATTGCTAAGGGTGTGAATGTGCCTGTTCAAGTTGGTGGCGGTTTACGCAAGCTTGATGACGTAACAAGATTACTCGCACTTGGAGTGAGTCGGGTAATCATCGGAACGGCAGCGATTGAAGATCGTCCTTTTACAGAAGCTGTGCTAGGTACATATGGAGATAAAGTTGCCATTGGGATTGATGCGCGCAATGGGTATGTAGCGACTCGCGGTTGGCTGGATACCTCTGAAGTGAAAGCGGAGGAATTGGCTAAGGAGTTAGCATCCAAAGGAGCAGAAACGTTTATTTTTACAGATATATCTCGGGATGGAATGATGCAAGGGCCTAATGTAGAGGCTATTCGCTCATTAGCTGTGAGCAGCGGTCGTACTGTTATTGCATCAGGCGGTGTGACGGTCCTGGATGACCTTCTTAGCTTGAATACTTACCATCATGAAGGAATTGGTGGAGCTATCGTAGGCAAAGCCTTATACACGGGGAATATTGACCTTGAAGAAGCTGTAGCAGCTATCAGACGTCAAGGATAG
- a CDS encoding acyltransferase translates to MKISKKEWLPQLDVFRALAILGVLSVHASSYAAGVQALSSPFYYVYNFMNIFFKFGTSSFIFLSGFVLFYTYYERPVTVSLVARFYRRRLTYIIIPYVIASICYFLYSKYIMRELMGVPYVELWVDLRNALLTGTAYTHLYFVAISIQFYILFPFILKLFQWKPWIVKWAIPLALALQWGFVFYNKYSLHLPNKGSLAITYLAYYITGAYLAIHFDRIKPWLMNRWELLTQRQKRWTITLWSSWFVVALLHVQVWYVTRTTGNTIHTQGYELIWNVHAMLSALVLLHATFLIYRKFSRKIVAFLTRMGELSFAIYLLHPMVLAQYRRFRYHIEPDSLGYLAFIIGGLLVTLLVTWAIVQFCFRRISWSWVCLGTVPRSLSPKVKHKHLWRPYKDGKCLSEKYKI, encoded by the coding sequence TTGAAAATAAGTAAAAAAGAATGGTTACCTCAACTCGATGTGTTTCGTGCTTTAGCTATATTAGGAGTTCTCAGTGTTCATGCTTCCTCTTATGCAGCAGGTGTGCAAGCTTTATCCTCTCCATTTTATTATGTATATAATTTTATGAATATCTTCTTCAAATTTGGTACATCTTCATTTATCTTTCTGAGTGGCTTTGTTCTGTTCTATACCTATTATGAGCGACCTGTAACCGTTAGTCTCGTTGCGCGATTCTATCGCCGTAGGCTGACCTACATTATTATTCCATACGTCATTGCTTCGATATGTTACTTTTTGTATAGCAAATACATTATGCGTGAATTGATGGGTGTCCCGTATGTTGAATTGTGGGTGGATCTACGCAATGCATTGTTGACGGGGACGGCATATACGCACTTATATTTTGTAGCCATTAGTATTCAATTCTACATCTTGTTCCCATTTATCTTGAAATTGTTTCAATGGAAGCCGTGGATTGTGAAATGGGCTATTCCCTTAGCTCTTGCTCTACAATGGGGGTTTGTATTCTACAATAAATACAGCCTACACCTTCCTAACAAGGGAAGTTTGGCAATTACCTATTTAGCTTATTATATAACGGGTGCATATCTAGCCATTCATTTCGACAGAATCAAGCCTTGGTTGATGAATCGGTGGGAATTGCTGACTCAAAGACAGAAGCGTTGGACGATTACCCTATGGAGTAGCTGGTTTGTGGTTGCACTCCTTCATGTACAAGTATGGTACGTTACGCGAACTACTGGGAATACGATCCATACGCAGGGGTATGAACTTATATGGAATGTGCATGCGATGTTATCTGCACTGGTCTTACTGCATGCTACATTTCTAATATATCGGAAATTTTCACGGAAAATCGTGGCTTTTCTGACTAGAATGGGTGAGCTTTCCTTTGCAATATACCTTCTTCATCCTATGGTTCTCGCCCAATATCGTCGATTCCGCTATCATATTGAGCCAGATTCTCTAGGGTATCTTGCATTCATCATTGGTGGCCTACTGGTTACATTGTTGGTGACATGGGCGATCGTGCAGTTTTGTTTTAGAAGAATATCATGGTCTTGGGTGTGCCTGGGAACTGTGCCGCGTTCGCTATCGCCTAAAGTCAAGCATAAACACCTTTGGCGTCCTTATAAGGACGGTAAGTGTTTAAGCGAGAAATATAAGATATAA